A window of Chiloscyllium punctatum isolate Juve2018m chromosome 37, sChiPun1.3, whole genome shotgun sequence contains these coding sequences:
- the LOC140462900 gene encoding transcription factor MafB-like, which yields MTTELAINAELPTSPLAMEYVNDFDLMKFDVKKEPLGTDRSGRHCNRLQPAGSVSSTPISTPCSSVPSSPSFSPTEQKTHLEDLYWMTANYQQLNPEALNFSPEDAVEALIGNAHAVQLQQQQQQQQQQQQAAYDGFRGHHHHHHHHHQYPGVSPDELGNGAHHPHHHHGHHHHHHHQQQQQQQQQQQQQHGSPASGTSSPSQQIQSSPHHPGLHAEDRFSDEQLVSMSVRELNRHLRGFSKDDVIRLKQKRRTLKNRGYAQSCRYKRVQQKHLLENEKTQLIQQVEQLKQEVARLMRERDAYKLKCEKLASNGFREAGSTSDNPPSPDFFM from the coding sequence ATGACTACAGAGTTGGCCATTAATGCAGAGTTGCCTACCAGCCCGCTAGCCATGGAGTATGTCAATGACTTTGATCTGATGAAATTCGACGTGAAGAAGGAGCCCCTGGGAACTGACCGCTCCGGGAGACACTGCAACCGGTTACAGCCCGCGGGCTCGGTCTCGTCCACCCCTATCAGCACGCCGTGTAGCTCGGTGCCTTCCTCGCCCAGCTTCAGCCCCACCGAGCAGAAGACCCACCTGGAAGACTTGTACTGGATGACGGCCAACTACCAACAGCTGAACCCGGAGGCGCTGAACTTCAGTCCGGAGGACGCGGTGGAGGCTCTGATCGGGAACGCTCACGCTGTCCAgttgcaacagcagcagcagcagcagcagcagcagcagcaggcgGCCTATGATGGCTTTCGGggtcaccatcaccaccatcaccaccatcaccagtACCCAGGTGTGAGCCCGGACGAGCTGGGTAACGGTGCCCACCATCCGCACCACCACCATgggcaccaccaccaccaccaccaccagcagcaacagcagcaacagcaacagcagcaacaacaacacggCTCTCCAGCGTCGGGCACCTCATCTCCCTCGCAGCAAATCCAGAGCTCCCCCCATCACCCGGGCCTGCACGCCGAGGACAGGTTCTCGGACGAGCAGCTGGTCAGCATGTCGGTGCGGGAGCTGAACCGGCACCTCCGGGGTTTCTCCAAGGACGACGTGATCCGCCTGAAGCAGAAACGCCGGACCCTGAAGAACCGCGGCTACGCGCAGTCCTGTCGCTACAAGCGGGTGCAACAGAAGCACCTGCTGGAGAACGAGAAGACCCAGCTCATCCAGCAGGTCGAGCAGCTCAAGCAAGAGGTAGCCAGGCTGATGAGGGAGCGAGACGCCTACAAACTCAAGTGCGAGAAACTCGCCAGCAATGGCTTCAGAGAGGCTGGGTCCACCAGCGACAATCCGCCGTCTCCAGATTTCTTCATGTGA